The Takifugu flavidus isolate HTHZ2018 chromosome 17, ASM371156v2, whole genome shotgun sequence genome contains a region encoding:
- the LOC130513894 gene encoding suppressor of cytokine signaling 6 yields MKKISLKTIRKSLSIKGKEEGDFVMLQQASVTSEFSKDESLFGGCYTKEISGCDLAAEEEKGGHKGRSKSEGLMGSLKRRLSAKPKAKVKSSSSAIGSADDEDTFSSSSVPISFSEVKAQRPLRSASIQSHHYSPSPWPLRSVSSEEACIKVNAMVHSPSPSPNLKGVRRDFHDFQMEGLFQDQAESLKNLQQPQNGDLHLNIDDSDVPVVLGLTPQDYIQYTMPLDEGMYPEGSHSFCLDSSSPMEVVTEADDTSLHTDQGQEEHELVGGLPPDLFMETSVNSLLIGSAGVMLQSCTVDVPPPLSPLLPPMMSNGHIPRTFSGFSSSDSQVAERVRHHLNFDPNSAPGVSRVYDSVQSSGPMVVTSLTEELKKLARQGWYWGPITRWEAEEKLVNLADGSFLVRDSSDDRYLLSLSFRSQSKTLHTRIEHSNGRFSFYEQPDVEGHTSIVDLIEHSIKDSEYGAFCYSRSRLPGSATYPVRLTNPVSRFMQVRSLQYLCRFVIRQYTRIDLIQKLPLPNKMKDYLQEKHY; encoded by the coding sequence ATGAAGAAGATAAGCCTTAAGACCATCCGCAAGTCCCTCAGCATAAAGGGCAAGGAGGAGGGTGACTTTGTCATGCTCCAGCAGGCGTCTGTGACCTCCGAGTTTTCGAAAGATGAGTCACTTTTTGGAGGCTGTTACACCAAAGAGATCTCTGGTTGTGACcttgctgctgaggaggagaaaggaggccACAAGGGCCGGTCGAAGAGTGAGGGCCTGATGGGATCGCTAAAAAGAAGGCTGTCTGCCAAGCCAAAGGCCAAAGTGAAAAGCAGCTCCTCTGCTATTGGCTCAGcggacgatgaagacacctttTCATCCTCATCCGTGCCCATCAGCTTCAGTGAGGTGAAGGCCCAGAGACCCCTGAGATCTGCATCCATCCAGAGTCACCATTACAGCCCCTCTCCTTGGCCACTGCGGTCGGTCAGTTCAGAAGAAGCCTGCATCAAAGTCAACGCCATGGTCCACTCTCCCAGCCCAAGTCCCAATTTAAAGGGCGTTCGGAGAGACTTTCACGATTTCCAGATGGAAGGGCTCTTTCAGGACCAAGCGGAATCCCTAAAGAATCTCCAGCAACCGCAAAATGGTgatttacatttaaacattGATGACAGTGACGTGCCTGTGGTACTGGGCTTGACACCCCAGGACTACATCCAATACACAATGCCTTTAGATGAGGGAATGTACCCAGAGGGGTCCCACTCCTTTTGTCTGGACAGCTCCTCTCCTATGGAGGTGGTGACTGAAGCAGACGACACTTCTCTCCACACAGATCAGGGACAGGAGGAGCACGAATTGGTGGGTGGGCTGCCTCCGGATCTCTTCATGGAAACCTCAGTTAATAGTCTCCTCATTGGTTCTGCTGGCGTGATGCTCCAAAGCTGCACAGTGGACGTCCcgcctcccctctctcccctcctgccccccatGATGAGTAACGGACACATCCCGAGGACTTTTTCAGGGTTCAGCTCATCGGACAGCCAAGTAGCTGAGAGGGTGAGGCACCACCTCAACTTTGACCCCAACTCGGCCCCTGGGGTCAGCCGGGTGTACGACTCGGTTCAGAGCAGCGGGCCCATGGTGGTCACCAGCCTGACGGAAGAGTTGAAGAAGCTGGCGAGGCAGGGCTGGTACTGGGGCCCAATCACACGCTGGGAGGCCGAGGAGAAGCTGGTCAACCTGGCCGACGGTTCGTTCCTGGTCAGAGACAGTTCAGACGACAGGTATCTGCTCAGCCTGAGCTTCAGGTCGCAGAGCAAGACCCTGCACACGCGAATCGAGCACTCAAACGGACGCTTCAGCTTCTACGAGCAGCCGGATGTGGAGGGACACACGTCCATCGTGGACTTGATCGAACATTCTATCAAAGACTCCGAGTACGGGGCCTTTTGTTACTCCAGGTCCCGCTTACCAGGCTCTGCAACCTACCCGGTGAGACTCACCAACCCGGTATCTAGGTTTATGCAAGTGCGCTCCCTCCAGTACCTCTGCCGCTTCGTCATCAGACAGTACACCAGGATAGACCTGATCCAGAAACTGCCGCTACCTAACAAAATGAAAGATTATCTGCAGGAGAAGCACTACTGA